A single window of Pontiella agarivorans DNA harbors:
- a CDS encoding glycoside hydrolase family 88/105 protein, with protein MIRTLIFTFLTALAFSAGGREHASYFEPEVIRSTMKRVNAYAVEHPWREYDRDWIRATLYTGVMEAYHATGDPAYLQQAETWAEKHHYSLGHEHSGFNRMFCTMTWLELYLLQPDPKKIEHIEAGLQKEKLFKPEIGRIWYGHEPHQTDAGWVYADSLYAAPAFAMLFQATGNRHYLDLLHDAFWNITDKIYDSEDDLYYRDPHYIGKKSAYGEKVLWARGNGWVFAGMARLLKYLPKEDPYYGRYVELYKKMAASLAGRQGDDGFWRANLADDWHYRMPESSSTAFFTAGFAWGVREGILDAATYLPVVIRGWDALNSAIHPDGFMGWIQPVDAAPRPSHPKSTQEYGVGLFLYAGAQVYQLVKEGVITPEVVNAGLPEQSRLLPPAAFTDAFIPANHPAAKQMNAFLAHQSRKEIKPLGYKREDYLEVIAGQVKVMHTFQNKEGRIIDPVDHMERYYSTPCYAHSVAALAASGYPVRDEIIESGMKALDVALGDMAADSGMGHSDFYTWPMVLAVELLDGVASEERKAEWRRKLGEIDHTKYHFYRKPVDPLDHRGFYKIYNGHFAINWNLVHTAGEWARTRHGFGDPWYVDYCLTMQLKNFSKYGMYNEGGNPLAYDLFARHYLNGMLEKGYDSYVYSTYRDILWRGAWTSLLMQSPFGELPTGFRSSHHIWNEAEQAVVFEIYAAAYAKAGKKAEAGAFKRAANLSLASVKSWMRPDGTGYVVKNRYPIEAKHGYERYSKHSCYNLLTCSMLAQAWQFADDSIEELPAPADTGGYVVPVLRHFRKIFANAAGNYVEYDINGDHQYNPTGLLRIHLKNGHPQLGPSDGAASQFSGKGVNLAVGPSWKKADGTWEKLADYNGKNPWIEILEESVDTVRFKVVYPDVTQTITVDSRGVTVEDVVKDSDKIRVSFPALVFDGRERTLVELKEHQLRLTLNGKGVVFSVLQPAGLQLKRSGVELNHRNGVVEEFSAETPGSRIIYRISATPGATP; from the coding sequence ATGATTCGAACACTGATTTTCACCTTTCTTACCGCACTGGCTTTTTCGGCAGGGGGGCGGGAGCATGCATCGTATTTTGAACCCGAAGTCATTCGTTCGACGATGAAGCGGGTGAATGCGTATGCTGTGGAGCATCCCTGGCGGGAATATGACCGCGACTGGATTCGGGCGACCCTCTATACCGGCGTGATGGAGGCCTACCATGCGACGGGTGATCCTGCCTATTTGCAGCAGGCAGAGACCTGGGCAGAGAAACACCACTATAGTCTGGGTCATGAACATTCCGGGTTCAACCGCATGTTCTGCACAATGACCTGGCTGGAACTCTATCTGCTGCAGCCTGATCCGAAAAAGATCGAGCATATTGAAGCGGGGCTGCAGAAGGAGAAGCTGTTTAAGCCTGAAATCGGAAGAATCTGGTATGGCCACGAGCCGCACCAGACAGATGCCGGCTGGGTTTATGCCGATTCACTGTACGCAGCACCTGCATTTGCCATGCTTTTTCAGGCAACGGGAAACCGGCACTATCTGGATCTGTTGCATGATGCATTCTGGAATATTACCGACAAAATTTATGATTCGGAGGATGATCTTTATTACCGGGACCCGCATTATATCGGAAAGAAATCGGCTTACGGCGAAAAGGTGCTCTGGGCGCGCGGAAACGGCTGGGTATTTGCGGGGATGGCGCGGCTGTTGAAGTATCTTCCGAAAGAGGATCCGTATTACGGGCGCTATGTTGAGCTGTACAAAAAGATGGCGGCTTCGCTGGCCGGACGGCAGGGCGATGACGGATTCTGGCGTGCGAACCTTGCCGATGACTGGCATTACCGGATGCCGGAAAGCAGCAGTACAGCCTTTTTTACGGCCGGTTTCGCCTGGGGAGTTCGGGAAGGAATTCTGGATGCGGCAACCTATCTTCCGGTGGTGATTCGCGGATGGGATGCGCTGAACAGTGCGATACATCCGGATGGTTTTATGGGATGGATTCAGCCGGTGGATGCCGCACCGCGACCGTCGCACCCGAAATCGACACAGGAATACGGGGTCGGCCTGTTTCTCTATGCCGGTGCTCAGGTATACCAATTGGTGAAAGAGGGGGTCATTACGCCCGAAGTGGTAAACGCCGGTCTTCCGGAGCAGAGCCGGCTGCTGCCTCCTGCCGCCTTTACGGATGCGTTTATCCCCGCAAACCATCCGGCGGCAAAGCAGATGAATGCTTTTCTTGCTCACCAGTCACGGAAGGAAATAAAGCCGCTTGGGTATAAACGCGAGGACTATCTTGAGGTGATCGCCGGGCAGGTGAAGGTGATGCATACTTTTCAGAATAAGGAAGGACGGATTATTGATCCGGTAGATCATATGGAGCGGTATTATTCCACTCCGTGTTATGCTCACAGTGTTGCTGCTCTGGCTGCTTCCGGTTATCCGGTCCGTGATGAGATTATTGAAAGCGGGATGAAGGCGCTGGATGTTGCGCTGGGTGATATGGCGGCTGACTCGGGGATGGGGCACAGCGATTTTTATACGTGGCCGATGGTACTCGCCGTGGAGCTTCTCGACGGAGTAGCTTCCGAAGAACGGAAAGCGGAATGGCGGCGGAAGCTGGGTGAAATCGACCACACAAAATATCATTTCTACCGGAAGCCGGTGGATCCGCTGGACCATCGCGGATTTTATAAAATCTACAATGGCCATTTTGCGATCAACTGGAATCTGGTTCATACTGCCGGAGAATGGGCGCGAACGCGTCATGGTTTCGGTGATCCGTGGTATGTGGATTACTGTCTGACCATGCAGCTGAAAAACTTTTCAAAATACGGTATGTATAACGAGGGAGGGAATCCGCTGGCCTATGACCTTTTTGCGCGGCATTACCTGAATGGCATGCTGGAAAAAGGCTACGATTCATATGTTTATTCAACCTATCGGGATATTCTGTGGCGCGGTGCGTGGACTTCGCTGCTGATGCAGTCACCGTTTGGTGAGCTGCCGACCGGGTTTCGCAGTTCGCACCATATCTGGAACGAGGCCGAGCAGGCGGTTGTTTTTGAAATATATGCCGCGGCTTATGCCAAAGCCGGAAAGAAAGCCGAGGCGGGGGCATTCAAGCGGGCCGCAAATCTTTCGCTCGCATCCGTTAAAAGCTGGATGCGGCCCGACGGCACGGGTTATGTGGTGAAAAACCGTTATCCGATCGAAGCGAAGCATGGCTATGAACGTTATTCCAAGCATTCGTGTTACAACCTGCTGACCTGTTCGATGCTGGCGCAGGCGTGGCAGTTTGCGGATGATTCAATTGAAGAACTTCCGGCTCCGGCCGATACGGGCGGTTATGTTGTTCCGGTGCTGAGGCATTTCCGGAAAATTTTTGCCAATGCTGCCGGAAATTATGTGGAATATGATATCAACGGCGATCACCAATACAATCCGACCGGACTGCTGCGTATTCACCTGAAAAACGGGCACCCGCAGCTGGGTCCTTCTGACGGAGCCGCTTCGCAGTTCAGCGGTAAGGGCGTGAATCTGGCCGTGGGGCCGTCATGGAAAAAGGCAGATGGAACATGGGAGAAACTGGCAGACTATAATGGAAAGAATCCGTGGATCGAAATTCTGGAGGAATCCGTTGATACGGTCCGTTTTAAGGTGGTCTATCCGGATGTAACCCAGACGATTACGGTCGATAGCCGCGGGGTGACGGTGGAGGATGTGGTGAAAGACTCCGATAAAATCCGGGTTTCCTTTCCTGCACTGGTCTTCGATGGAAGAGAACGCACGCTGGTTGAGCTTAAAGAGCATCAGCTCAGGTTGACGTTGAATGGTAAAGGCGTGGTTTTTTCCGTGCTTCAACCCGCCGGTCTTCAGCTGAAGCGCTCCGGTGTGGAGCTGAATCATCGAAATGGCGTGGTTGAGGAATTTTCAGCGGAAACTCCGGGGAGCCGCATTATATACCGGATTTCCGCAACGCCCGGAGCAACCCCCTAA
- the asd gene encoding aspartate-semialdehyde dehydrogenase: MKTGLIGWRGMVGSVLMERMRAENDFEHIDPVFFTTSQAGQAAPNVGKGESTLVDAYDFDALMEMDAIITCQGGGYTEKVHPELRSKGWNGYWIDAASTLRMADQATIVLDPVNRPVIDQALADGKKDFIGGNCTVSLMLMGIGGLFKAGLVEWVSSMTYQAASGAGAQNMRELLAQKGHLFEAAVEELKNPASAILDIDRKVSEALRSEAMPTEQFGAPLAGSLIPWIDKAVDDGQTKEEWKGYVETNKILQNDPLVPIDGTCVRIGAMRSHSQALTVKLNQDVSVEQIEDILRGDNDWIDVVPNNKEETLARLTPAAISGTLTVPVGRIRKMKMGPEYVNIFTVGDQLLWGAAEPLRRMLCILQENH; this comes from the coding sequence ATGAAAACTGGACTAATTGGATGGCGCGGCATGGTCGGCTCGGTGCTGATGGAACGCATGCGTGCGGAAAATGATTTTGAGCATATCGATCCGGTCTTCTTCACCACATCCCAGGCCGGACAGGCCGCCCCGAATGTTGGGAAAGGCGAATCCACACTCGTCGACGCCTATGACTTTGATGCCCTGATGGAAATGGATGCCATCATCACCTGCCAGGGCGGCGGCTACACCGAAAAGGTACACCCCGAACTGCGTTCCAAAGGTTGGAACGGCTATTGGATCGATGCCGCTTCCACCCTGCGCATGGCCGATCAGGCCACCATCGTGCTTGATCCGGTCAACCGCCCGGTCATCGACCAGGCCCTGGCCGACGGGAAAAAAGATTTTATCGGCGGTAACTGCACCGTTTCGCTGATGCTTATGGGTATCGGCGGCCTCTTCAAAGCCGGACTCGTTGAATGGGTTTCCTCCATGACCTATCAGGCCGCCTCCGGTGCCGGCGCCCAGAACATGCGCGAACTGCTGGCCCAGAAAGGTCATTTGTTTGAAGCCGCGGTGGAAGAACTCAAAAATCCGGCATCCGCCATTCTGGACATCGACCGCAAGGTCAGCGAAGCCCTGCGCAGCGAAGCGATGCCGACGGAACAGTTTGGCGCTCCGCTCGCCGGCTCATTGATTCCGTGGATCGATAAAGCGGTGGATGACGGTCAAACCAAGGAAGAGTGGAAAGGCTATGTGGAAACCAACAAGATTCTGCAGAACGACCCGCTGGTTCCGATCGACGGCACCTGCGTCCGTATTGGCGCGATGCGCTCGCACAGCCAGGCGCTGACCGTCAAACTCAACCAGGATGTTTCCGTTGAGCAGATTGAAGATATTCTGCGCGGTGACAACGACTGGATTGACGTGGTTCCGAACAATAAGGAAGAAACGCTCGCGCGTCTGACTCCCGCCGCCATCAGCGGAACGCTGACCGTACCGGTCGGCCGTATTCGTAAAATGAAAATGGGCCCGGAATACGTGAACATCTTCACCGTCGGCGACCAGCTCCTCTGGGGAGCTGCCGAACCGCTGCGCCGGATGCTCTGCATCCTGCAGGAAAACCACTGA
- a CDS encoding EamA family transporter — MWIWLGLCSMLLLGFYDLSKKHALTDNAVLPTLFFSNLAGACMVVPIILISLWLPEAAQRTGLYAAPLTPGGHGLLVLKSMIVGSSWICAFFAMKHLPISMVSPIRASGPLWTLLGAVVLFGEMPSPMQWVGMILIFAGYFGFSVLGRAEGIHFHRSLWVGLIFAATLIGTCSTLMDKWLIQRMDFEPMQVLVWYSLYNFIFFTIVNAVFWFPKRKSTTPFRWRWTVPMIGILLVLSDWVYFMAVENPEALIVILSVLRRCSVLVGFFVGALIFKEVNKRKKSWVLAGIMVGVLLIILAG; from the coding sequence ATGTGGATTTGGCTGGGACTCTGTTCAATGTTGCTGCTCGGATTTTACGATCTGAGTAAAAAGCATGCGCTCACGGATAATGCGGTCCTGCCGACGCTGTTTTTTTCGAATCTTGCAGGGGCCTGCATGGTGGTTCCGATCATTCTGATTTCTCTGTGGCTTCCGGAGGCGGCTCAACGTACCGGGCTTTATGCTGCGCCGCTGACGCCGGGCGGGCACGGACTGCTGGTGCTGAAATCGATGATCGTCGGTTCGTCCTGGATCTGTGCATTTTTTGCGATGAAGCATCTGCCGATTTCGATGGTTTCACCGATCCGCGCTTCGGGGCCGCTGTGGACATTGCTCGGAGCGGTGGTGCTGTTTGGCGAAATGCCGTCACCGATGCAGTGGGTGGGGATGATTCTTATTTTTGCAGGTTATTTCGGATTTTCTGTTCTCGGCCGCGCAGAGGGGATTCATTTTCACCGCAGTCTCTGGGTGGGTCTCATTTTCGCGGCGACGCTGATCGGAACGTGCAGTACGCTGATGGATAAATGGCTGATTCAGCGAATGGATTTTGAACCGATGCAGGTGCTGGTCTGGTATTCACTCTACAATTTTATCTTTTTTACCATCGTGAATGCGGTGTTCTGGTTTCCGAAGCGGAAATCGACAACGCCGTTCCGGTGGCGCTGGACCGTTCCAATGATTGGAATACTGCTGGTGCTTTCCGACTGGGTCTATTTCATGGCCGTGGAAAATCCTGAGGCGCTCATTGTGATTCTCTCGGTGCTCCGGCGCTGCAGTGTGCTGGTGGGCTTTTTTGTCGGGGCTCTTATTTTCAAAGAAGTCAATAAGCGGAAAAAGTCCTGGGTGCTGGCCGGAATCATGGTCGGCGTGCTTTTAATTATTCTTGCGGGTTAG